One segment of Neobacillus endophyticus DNA contains the following:
- the rsfS gene encoding ribosome silencing factor, with protein MDNQELLKVTVKAADDKRAEAILALNMKGISLIADFFVICHGNSDKQVQAIAREIKEKAEENGCTVKRIEGFDEARWILIDLGDVVAHVFHRDERTYYNLERLWGDAPKVDVLSGLNS; from the coding sequence CAGTAAAAGCTGCAGATGATAAACGTGCAGAAGCTATTCTGGCATTAAATATGAAGGGGATTTCGCTGATTGCCGATTTCTTCGTCATATGCCATGGTAATTCAGATAAACAAGTTCAGGCAATTGCAAGAGAAATAAAAGAAAAGGCAGAAGAAAATGGCTGCACGGTGAAACGAATAGAAGGTTTTGATGAGGCAAGATGGATCTTAATTGATTTAGGTGATGTTGTTGCCCATGTGTTTCATCGCGATGAAAGAACCTATTACAATTTGGAACGACTTTGGGGGGATGCACCTAAGGTTGATGTGCTAAGTGGTTTAAATTCATGA